Proteins encoded in a region of the Sphingomonas sp. OV641 genome:
- the folD gene encoding bifunctional methylenetetrahydrofolate dehydrogenase/methenyltetrahydrofolate cyclohydrolase FolD, producing MTARNIDGKAFAAGLRARVAEGAAEIMDKAGRKPGLAVVLVGEDPASAVYVRSKGKATVAAGMESFEHRLSADTSQEALEALVDRLNTDPAVDGILVQLPLPRHLNESAIITRINPDKDVDGFHPVNAGRLATGLPGFVPCTPLGCLLLLRDVLGDLSGKDAVVIGRSNIVGKPMAQLLIGDSCTVTVAHSRTRDLPDVVKRADIVVAAVGRAGMVKPDWIKPGATLIDVGINRTETGLVGDIDPACAEVAGAMTPVPGGVGPMTIAVLLRNTLVSAARRERVSLSQDI from the coding sequence ATGACGGCACGGAACATCGACGGAAAAGCATTTGCCGCCGGCCTGCGCGCACGCGTGGCCGAAGGCGCGGCGGAGATCATGGACAAGGCGGGGCGCAAGCCGGGGCTTGCCGTGGTACTGGTGGGGGAAGATCCGGCATCCGCCGTTTATGTCCGTTCGAAGGGCAAGGCGACGGTGGCCGCCGGCATGGAAAGTTTCGAACACCGGCTGTCGGCGGATACCAGCCAGGAAGCGCTGGAGGCGCTGGTCGACCGGCTGAACACCGATCCGGCAGTGGATGGCATTCTGGTGCAACTGCCGCTGCCGCGCCACCTGAACGAAAGCGCGATCATCACGCGCATCAATCCCGACAAGGACGTGGACGGCTTCCATCCGGTGAATGCCGGGCGGCTGGCGACTGGCCTGCCGGGGTTTGTGCCGTGCACGCCGCTCGGCTGCCTCCTGCTCCTGCGCGACGTGCTGGGCGATCTTTCCGGCAAGGATGCGGTGGTTATCGGGCGTTCCAACATCGTCGGCAAGCCGATGGCGCAGCTGCTGATCGGCGACAGCTGCACCGTCACCGTCGCCCATTCGCGCACCCGTGATCTGCCTGATGTGGTGAAGCGGGCCGATATCGTCGTTGCCGCCGTGGGCCGCGCGGGCATGGTGAAGCCGGACTGGATCAAGCCGGGCGCCACCCTGATCGACGTGGGTATCAATCGGACCGAGACGGGACTGGTCGGCGACATCGACCCGGCCTGCGCCGAGGTGGCGGGCGCGATGACCCCGGTGCCCGGCGGAGTGGGGCCGATGACCATCGCGGTCCTGCTGCGCAATACCCTGGTATCCGCCGCCCGCCGCGAGCGCGTCTCCCTGTCGCAGGACATATGA
- a CDS encoding DUF167 family protein, with amino-acid sequence MSAWRIGDNGLAIAVRLTPRGGRDALEPGPPEHFAARVSAPPVDGAANVALIALVAKTFGVSRGAVRITGGETARLKRLLVMGEPAALARIAASLYGQQA; translated from the coding sequence CTGAGCGCGTGGCGGATCGGCGATAACGGCCTTGCCATCGCCGTCCGCCTGACGCCGCGCGGCGGACGCGACGCGCTGGAGCCTGGCCCGCCCGAACATTTCGCGGCGCGGGTCAGCGCGCCGCCGGTCGATGGCGCCGCCAACGTGGCGCTGATCGCCCTGGTGGCCAAGACATTCGGCGTCTCGCGCGGCGCGGTACGCATCACCGGCGGCGAGACGGCGCGGCTGAAGCGATTGTTGGTCATGGGCGAGCCCGCCGCGCTGGCGCGCATCGCTGCGAGCCTCTATGGCCAGCAGGCATGA
- a CDS encoding YggT family protein produces MLTIVQILQVLLNVVWWVIVIQFVLSLLVAFNVVNMQSNFVRSLYQGLDRLTEPMYRPIRRILPQTGGIDFAPAVVLIAIAVLTIILNNVQASVVMGGI; encoded by the coding sequence ATGCTCACCATCGTCCAGATCCTTCAGGTCCTGCTGAACGTGGTCTGGTGGGTCATCGTCATCCAGTTCGTGTTGTCGCTGCTGGTCGCGTTCAACGTCGTCAACATGCAGTCCAACTTCGTCCGCTCGCTGTATCAAGGCCTCGATCGCCTGACCGAGCCGATGTACCGGCCGATCCGCCGCATCCTGCCGCAGACGGGCGGCATCGATTTCGCACCGGCGGTGGTGCTGATCGCGATCGCGGTCCTCACCATCATCCTGAACAATGTGCAGGCCAGCGTCGTGATGGGCGGCATCTGA
- the argB gene encoding acetylglutamate kinase, with product MTDHTPSPELLAKAETLVEALPYLQRYAGATFVVKYGGHAMGDPEAQRDFAEDVVLMKAVGINPVVVHGGGPQIGSMLKRLGVESRFVDGLRVTDAETAHIAEMVLAGSINKQIVSWIAAAGGRAVGISGKDAGLVQAEKVGRSEPDQLQGIERKVDLGFVGEPVAVDRRIIDTLSRDGIIPVIAPIGIGADGHTYNINADTMAGAIAAALGAKRFFLLTDVAGVLDKQGELMTDLTPQDVAGLRTDGTISGGMIPKLETCVAAVEAGVDAAVVLDGRVPHGMLLEIFTRRGAGTLIRKA from the coding sequence ATGACCGATCACACCCCTTCGCCCGAACTGCTCGCCAAGGCCGAGACGCTCGTCGAGGCACTGCCCTATCTTCAGCGTTATGCCGGCGCGACCTTTGTCGTGAAATACGGCGGGCACGCGATGGGCGATCCCGAGGCGCAGCGCGACTTCGCCGAGGATGTGGTGCTGATGAAGGCGGTCGGCATCAACCCGGTCGTCGTTCACGGCGGCGGGCCGCAGATCGGATCGATGCTGAAGCGGCTGGGCGTCGAATCGCGCTTCGTCGACGGGCTGCGCGTGACCGACGCGGAGACGGCGCATATCGCGGAAATGGTCCTCGCCGGATCGATCAACAAGCAGATCGTCTCCTGGATCGCCGCCGCCGGTGGCCGCGCGGTCGGCATCTCGGGCAAGGACGCCGGGCTCGTGCAGGCCGAGAAGGTCGGCCGCAGCGAGCCGGATCAGCTGCAGGGCATCGAACGCAAGGTGGACCTTGGCTTCGTGGGCGAGCCGGTGGCGGTGGACCGCCGCATCATCGACACGCTGAGCCGCGACGGGATCATTCCCGTGATCGCGCCGATCGGCATCGGGGCGGATGGGCACACCTACAACATCAACGCGGACACCATGGCGGGCGCGATCGCCGCCGCCCTGGGCGCAAAGCGGTTCTTCCTGCTCACGGACGTCGCGGGTGTGCTGGACAAGCAGGGCGAGCTGATGACCGACCTGACGCCGCAGGACGTCGCCGGACTGCGCACCGACGGCACCATTTCGGGCGGCATGATCCCGAAGCTGGAAACCTGCGTCGCCGCGGTCGAAGCGGGCGTCGACGCGGCGGTCGTGCTCGACGGCCGGGTGCCGCACGGCATGTTGCTGGAAATCTTCACCCGCCGCGGGGCCGGCACGCTGATCCGCAAGGCTTGA
- a CDS encoding queuosine precursor transporter, which yields MESPVPAPIARSLFAFSIFYGGMVCIAGVLGNKQVALGPLAVEAGIFAFLLLVATSSAIAELHGRHVANRLVQIGFIPLIVSLLLTLVVLAAPASPAMEPERLNAFDLMMTGTPRIWLGGIVAYGTSQTLNVTIFAALKGGEGSRLLWLRSAVASVLSQIVDTLLFVTIAFYGVFPIGELLIGQMIAKVVLSIVLVPPLIYGFVALGRRLDR from the coding sequence ATGGAATCGCCTGTCCCAGCGCCGATCGCGCGCTCGCTCTTCGCCTTTTCGATCTTTTACGGCGGCATGGTGTGCATCGCCGGCGTGCTCGGCAACAAGCAGGTCGCGCTTGGCCCGCTGGCGGTAGAGGCGGGCATCTTCGCCTTTCTGTTGCTGGTCGCGACATCCAGCGCGATCGCGGAGCTCCATGGGCGGCATGTCGCCAATCGATTGGTGCAGATCGGGTTCATTCCGCTGATCGTGTCGCTGTTGCTGACGCTGGTGGTGCTCGCCGCGCCCGCTTCGCCGGCGATGGAGCCCGAGCGCCTGAATGCATTCGACCTGATGATGACGGGCACGCCGCGCATCTGGCTGGGCGGCATCGTCGCTTATGGCACGTCCCAGACGCTGAATGTCACCATCTTCGCTGCGCTGAAGGGCGGCGAGGGCAGCCGGCTGTTGTGGCTGCGGTCAGCCGTCGCCAGCGTGCTGTCGCAGATCGTGGACACGTTGCTGTTCGTGACCATCGCCTTCTACGGCGTGTTCCCGATCGGTGAGCTGCTGATCGGGCAGATGATCGCCAAGGTCGTGCTGTCGATCGTGCTGGTGCCGCCGCTGATCTACGGCTTCGTGGCGCTGGGCCGGCGGCTGGACAGATAG